The Chryseolinea soli nucleotide sequence GCAGGAGATCGGCAAGGTGGACCTGATCACGGCCGAGGCCGAGGTGGATCTGGCGCGGCGGATACGACAGGGGGATGCCGCGGCACTGGACAAAATGGTGAAGGCTAATTTGCGTTTCGTCGTTTCTGTGGCCAAGCAATATCAGAACAACGGTCTCGCCCTCGGAGACCTGATCAACGAAGGCAACCTGGGCCTGATCAAAGCAGCGATGCGATTTGACGAGACACGCGGTTTTAAATTCATTTCCTATGCGGTGTGGTGGATCCGTCAATCCGTTTTGCAGGCATTGGCCGAGCAATCGCGCGTGGTGAGACTTCCGTTGAATCGCGTGGGGGCCCTCAACAAAATGCACAAGGAGTTCGCGGCACTGGAACAAAAATTTCAGCGCGAGCCTTCCCCGGCCGAGCTCGCAGAATCGATGAATGTTTCGCTGGAAGAAGTGGAATCCAGCATGCGCTTTACCGGGCGGCAGGTTTCGGTAGACGCACCGTTGAGCCAGGGCGAAGACGGCAGCTTGTTGGATGTGTTGGCCAGCACCAGCGCTGAAACACCGGATGCTGATCTCATGCTCCACTCGATGAAGGGGGAGATCAACCGTGCACTGGCGGCGTTGACCCACCGCGAGTCGGAAGTGATTTCCAGCTACTTCGGTCTCAATGGTCACCAACCCATGACCCTCGACGAAATCGGCACGCGCTTTAACCTGACCCGTGAGCGCGTAAGGCAAATAAAAGAAAAAGCTACCCGGCGCCTGCAAACCCTCACCAAGGGCAGATCGCTGCGCGCATACCTGGAATAAAATCCCCTACAGCAAACCAATCCTTCAAATGGACATCTTGAATTCTATGACGCCAACCGTTTATCTTTCTTTGTGGAATAAGTATCGCCCCGTGATCGTGCACCTCATGCTGGCTGCCGGCGACGGTCCGCAACAATACAAACTTTTCAGTCACGAGTTCAAAGCGCTGGCCGCGAAGGAAAAGACGTTCTCCTTTGTGTTGCAAGCCTTCCGCGGCAAATCGACAAACGGCATCCGGAAATCGTTCGCCGCCCAGGACTTGCTGAGCATGCTCAACACCTCACGCAAGGCCAGCGAACAAATGGAGAAATATGGCTTCGAATTCAAACTCGACAGCCAGTTTGTGCTGCACGTTACGCGATTGCAGGCTGCGGATGAGCAATCGTGAGGTTTCGCGACCGATCGCGCGACAACGATGGGATTATAGGCCGCGGGAATAGGTTTACCGGTAATAAAGGTTTACCTTTGTGACGTAGTTCAAGTGAATTGGAAACAAGACTGATACATCGTTGTCTTTTTTCCTTCTTTAATTTCCCAATCCCTCATTACACTTCGCCCTGTGATTTCTTCGGGCAAAATTTAATGCGATCGTATCGGTGATTATCGGGCTGGCTGCAGCGTAAAACGATGCTTTTATAAAACATTACAAAATGCAAGGAACAGTAAAATTTTTCAATGACGCCAAAGGTTTTGGTTTCATTAAGCCCTCGAACTCGAACGAACAAGACATCTTCGTTCATTCCTCCGGGCTGATCGACGAAATTCGTGAAAACGATGAAGTGGAATATGAAGTGGAAAAAGGCAAGAAGGGCTTGAACGCCGTGAAAGTGAAGCTGGTTTAATTCCACTGTCTTCAATAAAAATGCAAAGAGGCTGTCTCAAAAGGGCAGCCTCTTCTTTTTTGATTGAGTTTATTCGCGATAGTCCTAGTGTTAACAAACGGAACAACCGTTGGCGCTGACATCGGATGCTCACTTTGGATTAAATAACCCCAGGCTTTAGCCTGGGGTTAGCGCAGTCGCTAGCAACTGCGCTACGCTCGCACCTAACAAGTAGCACGAACGTTCATAGCGCACCTTCACTACCTCCGGCCTCGAAGTGCAATTAGGCCGCTCCGCCCAAAGGATACGAGCACACCAGAAGAGAGGGGCTCGCCGTGTCGCCCACAGGGCAGTGTGTACGGTTGGTGTCATGAAACGTGAAGATCGATCCGGCTTTCCGATGGCACCATTTTCATTTCATGCCGCTAACCCCAGGCTAAAGCCTGGGGTTATTAAAAAAAAAGACTGCCCTTTTGTGGCAGCCTTTTTTTGCTTTGAGGGCAAGATCTATTTAAGCAGTCTTACTTTTATGGCGTTTAATCCCTTGGGACCTTGTTCGGTTTCGAAAGTCACCATGTCGTTGTCTTTGATGGTGTTGAGCAACACATTGCTGGAGACAAAAACATTCCGGCCGGTTTCGTTGTCTTTGATAAAGCCAAATCCTTTGGCGTAGTTAAAGAACATGACCTTTCCTTGCCGGGTCTTCACGTGGACGGTTTCGCCCGTGTTGCGCGATCCGGTAACAATGTCGGCGGTGTTGATGGTGCTCTTTTTGACGGTTGCGTCAGGTGGTTTGTTGGTCAGGTTCCCGTTTTCGTCAACATAGGCGACCATATTTTCCCAAGAGGTGTCTTTGGGCGCGGCTTTGCGTTCTTCTTTACGCTGCTCTTTTTCTTTGCGCTTCTGTAATTTTCTTTTTTCGAGGTCTTTTTTGCTGAACGATTCTTGTGGTCGGGCCATGTAATGTGGGTTGGTGAATACTGGAGAAAGGAACCTTGGTGAATCGGGATGGCCTAGAAGGCTAAGTTTCTCTCAAAACAGGAAGGATGCGTAAAGATACGGTTTAATATCCAAAAACCGGGTGAACGGAATGAAACTATTCTGGCCGTCTGGATTTGCGCGTTTTGAAGTATTCTATACGCAAAACCTTACGTCGGTTCCCGGGGTTCAGTCTACTTTTGAAGCTGTAGAAAAGGCCCGTCGCAGCAAGAGCGATCTTGCTGCGAGAAACACGATGTTGAACGGCTTTTGTCTATGGTAGAATTTTAGTTTGGGTAACAGGTAAGGGCCGGCTAGATGTTTGAATCAAGCATTCCGGCTCCTTCCTTTTTTTGACAACGCCGGTTATATGCGCTACATCTTTATCGCTTCCATTTTTATCTTCTCGTTAATATCCTGTCACAAAACACCACCCCAGTCCCGGGGTTCTGTGGCCGGCGTGATGGACACGGTGATCAGCCGGCTCTATGCCAACGTTCCGGAAGCGGAGTTTAACAAGATCGACGACGCCTTTATGCGCCAATTTGTGACCGATGAAGAGCGACAGGTGCTGGCGACGCGCTACCAGTATTTTACCGCGGACGTTCCGGTCACGGTGTCCATCATGCGCGACAAAGGCCAGGCCGTTGTTCCGTTTTGGTTGGAGCCGGCAGGGTTTGCAAAAACGACCCTGGAGGTGAAGAACGAGGAGTATACCTACGAGGTATGGCAAAAAAATTTCCCGGCCGGTCAGGTCGCGCTGGGCATCAATGGTTTTGACAAACATCGTCCCGTCTATTTCGTGAGTGTTGCACCCCAGAACAAAGGAGAGCATCTCGCCCTGACGGGAATATATCCCGGCTACCCCGTAGACACGTTGCGCGTGGGAGCGTTCACCTATCACGACTGGTCGGGCCTGGTAATCACGGAAGTTCCCGAAGCCTTGCAAGGCCAGGCATTGTTCACCACGGTTCGGGGCCGGGCACGCGAGGCGCATGTGGTGGACGCCTTTCGGAAAACGCAGTTTCCGTCTCATGCCGAACCCGACCAAATTCTGCTGACCTGGAGCGCCTCACCCCAAACCAGCATCGACGTACAATGGCGCACCGCCCCTTCCGTTGCCCAGGGATCGGTGAAGTATTGGGTGGAAGGGACAACCGACACGTTGGTCACAAAAGCGTCCCTGAACCAAATCCAGGACCGCATGCTGTTCAATGACCGGTACGTCAACCGTTTCACGGCGCAACTCGCCAATTTGCGCCCCGGCACGCACTACGGCTACTGCGTGGGCGCAGGCTTGGGGTGGTCGACGGCGCGATCGTTCCGGACGGAAGGGGAGAAAACCGATGACTTCACCTTCGTGTGGTTTGGCGATACACATTGCTTTCCCGATTCGGGTAAGCTGGTGTCGTTGGCTGACAAGAACAATAAAGACGCAGCATTCTATTCCATCGCCGGCGACATTGTGAGCACGGGCCTCAACCGCGACGACTGGGACCACCTGTTTGGCTATTCGCACGATGTGTTCTCACGCAAGCCCTTGATGCCCGTGCCCGGGAATCACGACCGGCAAGACGGTTTAGGCGCGCAGCTTTACTACGACCTGTTTAGTTTGCCCAAAAATGCGCCCCGCGGCGTCGACCAGGAATCGAGCTATGCTTTTGAATATGGCAACGCGCTTTTTATCATGATCGACGCCACCTCCGAAGTCGATGCCCACACACCGTGGATCGAAGAGCAACTGGCCAACACCAAGGCTACCTGGAAGTTTGTGATGTTTCATTTTCCACCCTACAATTTTGAAGAACCGTATCTCGATATTCAAAAGGCTTGGGTTCCCCTTTTTGACAAATATCATGTCGACATGGTTTTGGGTGGACACATTCACTACTACATGCGCTCCAACCCGATGTTTGCCGGAAAGGTGGTGG carries:
- a CDS encoding sigma-70 family RNA polymerase sigma factor, producing MKQLKITKQITNREMQSLDKYLQEIGKVDLITAEAEVDLARRIRQGDAAALDKMVKANLRFVVSVAKQYQNNGLALGDLINEGNLGLIKAAMRFDETRGFKFISYAVWWIRQSVLQALAEQSRVVRLPLNRVGALNKMHKEFAALEQKFQREPSPAELAESMNVSLEEVESSMRFTGRQVSVDAPLSQGEDGSLLDVLASTSAETPDADLMLHSMKGEINRALAALTHRESEVISSYFGLNGHQPMTLDEIGTRFNLTRERVRQIKEKATRRLQTLTKGRSLRAYLE
- a CDS encoding cold-shock protein, whose protein sequence is MQGTVKFFNDAKGFGFIKPSNSNEQDIFVHSSGLIDEIRENDEVEYEVEKGKKGLNAVKVKLV
- a CDS encoding cold-shock protein; the encoded protein is MARPQESFSKKDLEKRKLQKRKEKEQRKEERKAAPKDTSWENMVAYVDENGNLTNKPPDATVKKSTINTADIVTGSRNTGETVHVKTRQGKVMFFNYAKGFGFIKDNETGRNVFVSSNVLLNTIKDNDMVTFETEQGPKGLNAIKVRLLK
- a CDS encoding purple acid phosphatase family protein, producing MRYIFIASIFIFSLISCHKTPPQSRGSVAGVMDTVISRLYANVPEAEFNKIDDAFMRQFVTDEERQVLATRYQYFTADVPVTVSIMRDKGQAVVPFWLEPAGFAKTTLEVKNEEYTYEVWQKNFPAGQVALGINGFDKHRPVYFVSVAPQNKGEHLALTGIYPGYPVDTLRVGAFTYHDWSGLVITEVPEALQGQALFTTVRGRAREAHVVDAFRKTQFPSHAEPDQILLTWSASPQTSIDVQWRTAPSVAQGSVKYWVEGTTDTLVTKASLNQIQDRMLFNDRYVNRFTAQLANLRPGTHYGYCVGAGLGWSTARSFRTEGEKTDDFTFVWFGDTHCFPDSGKLVSLADKNNKDAAFYSIAGDIVSTGLNRDDWDHLFGYSHDVFSRKPLMPVPGNHDRQDGLGAQLYYDLFSLPKNAPRGVDQESSYAFEYGNALFIMIDATSEVDAHTPWIEEQLANTKATWKFVMFHFPPYNFEEPYLDIQKAWVPLFDKYHVDMVLGGHIHYYMRSNPMFAGKVVDNFGKGTVYAISISIPSKHDAMTPESYAVKQYDRGYFYQRMEIHDKSLTYTAVDSEGAVKDTFTIRK